The stretch of DNA CGCGCCCAGACGCTGACGCCAGCCGCCGACGCCGTTCGCCCTTGCCGCTCCGCCGCTGCTGCGCGATGAAGGAGCGATGGCGGGGCGCGGACGGCGGCGAGGAACGGGGACGCCGGCGCAGGGTGGTGGCGCCGACGTCGTTCCCGACACCGGCCTCGTCTGCGCGCCGTCGGCGGCCGCGCGCGTCGCCGCCGCCGGCACCTGGCTGCGTGCCCGCGGCGACGCGGCCGAGGTGCTCGTGGTCGCGCCCACCTGGGAGGCGTGCGACGATCTCGTGCGCCAGCAGCTCGGTGCGGCGGGCGCGCGCTTCGGTGTCGTGCGCCTCACGCTCGACCGCCTGGCCGCGCGCCTCGCGGCGCCGGCGCTCGCCCGCGACGGCCTCGCGCCCGCGACCGAGCTCGGCATGGCCGCCGTCGCGGCGCGGGCCGTGCATCGCCTGCACGAGGCCGGGACGTTCCGCTTCTTCGCGCCGGTCGCCGACCGGCCGGGCTTCCCGCCCGCGGTGGCGCGCACGATCGCCGAGCTGCGCATGCACGACGTCGGGCCCGCGGCGCTCGCGGCGCTGCCGCACGGCGGGGCCGATCTCGCCGCGCTGGCCACGGCGATCGCCGGCGAGCTGGCGGCGGCGCAGCTCGCCGATCGCGCCACGATGTTCGCGGCGGCCGTCGCTGCCGCCCGCGCGCTGCCCGCGCCGGCGCCGATCGGCCTGCCGGTCCTGCTCCTCGACCTGCCGATCGCGACGGCGCTCGAGGAGGCCCTCGTCGGCGCCCTCGCCGGCACCGGCGCGCCGGTGCTCGCCACCGTTCCGACCGGCGACGCCGATGCCGAGCGGCGGATCGCGCGCGCGCTCCGCCGTCCCGCGACGCAGCTACCGGTGCGCGGCGCGGGCGCGCTCACCGCGCTCCAGCAGCACCTCTTCGCAGCGGGCATGCCGCCGCGCGGCCGCCTCGACGACGGCGTCCACCTGCGTGCCTGGCCGGGCGAGGCGCGCGAGTGCGTCGAGATCGTGCGCGCGATCCAGACCGAGGCGGCGGCCGGCACGCCGTTCGACCGCATGGCGGTCCTGCTGCACGCGCCGACGCAGTACGCGTCGCACCTCGAGGAGGCCTTCGGCCGCGCCGAGATCCCCTTCTTCTTCGCGCGCGGCGCGCGCCGCCCGCACCCCGGCGGCCGCGCCCTGCTGACGCTGCTCGCGTGCGCCGGCGAGGGCTGCTCGGCGCGCCGCTTCGCCGAATACCTGTCGCTCGGCCAGGTGCCCGACCCGGACGCACCGGCGCGCGCCGACTACGTGCCGCCCGAGAACGAGCTGCTCCCGGCCGCGCCGCCGCCGCCGCCGGACGACGACGACGGGCTGCTCGCCGATCCCGACGCCGCCGGCGCGGTCGCGGGCACGCTGCGGGCGCCGCCGCGCTGGGAGCGGCTCCTCGTCGACGCGGCGGTGATCGGCGGCGGCCTCGATCGCTGGCAGCGCCGCCTCGACGGCCTCGAAGCCGAGCTGCGCGCCCAGCGCGCCGAGCTCGAGGACGAAGACGAGGCCCGCGCCGCGCGTGTCGACAAGCAGCTCGCCGACCTCGGCCATCTGCGCGCCTTCGCGATCCCGATCGTCGAGCGCCTCGGCACGCTGCCGCCCGCGGCGCGCTGGGGGGATTGGATCGAGCGGCTGTCGGCGCTCGCCGCCGCCGCCCTGCGCGATCCCGCGCCGGTGCTCGCGACGCTCGCCGAGCTGGCGCCGATGGCGCCGGTCGGACCCGTCGACCTCGACGAGGTGCGGCTCGTGCTCGGCCCTCGCCTGCGCGACCTCACCGAGCCGCCGCCGCGCCGCCGCTACGGCGCCGTCTTCGTCGGCACCACGCGCGCCGCGCGCGGCCTCGCCTTCGACGTCGTGCTCGTGCCGGGCCTCGCCGAGAACCTCTTTCCGTCGAAGCTGGTCGAGGATCCGATCCTGCTCGACGCCCAGCGCCGGGCGCTCGCGCGCGAGCTGCCCACCGAGCCCGAGCGCGTGGCGGGCGAGCGGCTCGCGCTGCGGCTCGCGGTGGGTGCGGCACGCCGGCGGGTCCACCTCTCGTACCCGCGCGTCGACGTCGAGCGCGCGCGGCCGCGGGTCGCGTCCTTCTACGCGCTGGAGGCGCTGCGGGCGGCCCTCGGCGAGCTGCCCGGCTTCGGCGAGCTGGCCGCGCAGGCCGAGCGCGAAGCCGCGGCGCGCCTCGGCTGGCCGGCGCCCGAGCGCCCCGACGACGCCATCGACGCCGCCGAGTACGACCTGACGCTGCTGGCGCCGCTGCTCGACGCCGACGAGGCGACCGTCGTCGGCACGGCCAACTATCTCCTCGCCGCCAATCCGCATCTCGCCCGCGCGCTGCGCGCCCGGGCGCGGCGCTGGATCAAGCGCTGGACGCCCGCCGACGGCCTCGTCGATCCCGACGACCTCGCGCGCGCCATGCTGGCGCCGCATCAGCTCGAGCGGCGCTCGTACTCGCCCACCGCGCTGCAGCACTACGCGGCCTGCCCGTACCGCTTCTTCCTCCAGGCCGTGCACCGGCTGGCGCCGCGCGAGGAGCCGGTGGCGCTCGACGTGATGGACCCGCTCACGCGCGGCAGCCTCTTCCACGACGTGCAGTTCGGCGTGCTGACGCGGCTGCGCGACGCGGGCAGCCTGCCGCTGCGGCCCGAGGGTCTCGACGCCGCGTTCGCCGTCGGCGACGCGGTGCTGGGCGAGGAGGCCGGGCGCCGCCACGACGCGCTCAAGCCGGCGATCCCGCGCGTGTGGCAGGACGGCATCGACGCGCTGCGCGCCGACCTGCGCGAGTGGCTGCGACGCATGGCCGACGCCGAGGACGGCTGGGTGCCGCAGCGCTTCGAGCTGGCGTTCGGCCTGCCGCGCGGCGACCGCCGTCACGCCGATCCGGCGAGCGGCGGCGACCCGGTGCCCGTGCTCGCCGAGACGCTGCGCCTGCGCGGGGCCATCGACCTCGTCGAGCGCCATCCGCGCGGCCAGCTGCGCGTCACCGACCACAAGACCGGCAAGGTCGCCGCGCCGGCGGGCGTCGTCGTGGGCGGCGGACAGATCCTCCAGCCGCTGCTCTACGCGCTGGCGGCCGAGAAGGTGCTGGGCGAGCCCGTGACCTCGGGCCGGCTCTACTACTGCACGTCCACCGGCGAGTACACGATCCGTGAGGTGCGGCTCGACGCGCAGAGCCGCGACGTCGTCGGCACGGTGGTGTCGACCATCGGCGACGCCCTGCGCGACGGCTTCCTGCCCGCCGCCCCGGCCGAGCGCGCCTGCCGCTGGTGCGACTACCAGGCGGTGTGCGGCCCGTGGGAGGAGCAGCGCGTGCGTCTCAAGCCCGCGGAGCGGCTCGGCCCGCTGCTGCGGCTGCGGGCCCTGTCGTGAGCACGGAGCCGCTCGCCGACCAGGCCGCGCGCGACCGCATCCGCGACGAGCTCGACACCACGCTCGTGGTCGAGGCCGCCGCGGGCACGGGTAAGACGACGGCGCTGGTCGCGCGCATGGTCGCGGCGCTGTGCGCCGGGCGCACGCGCCTCGATCGCCTGGTCGCCGTGACCTTCACCGAGGCCGCCGCGGGCGAGCTGAAGCTGCGCCTGCGCACCGCCATCGAGCGCGCGCGCCAGGACACGGCGACGCCGCCGGCGGCGCGCGCCAACCTCGATCGCGCCCTCGCCCAGCTCGAGCTGGCACGGATCGCGACCATCCATTCGTTCTGCGCCGACCTGCTGCGCGAGCGGCCGGTCGCCGCGCGCGTCGACCCGATGTTCCAGGTCGCGCCCGACGACACCGCCGAGACCCTCTTCGAGCAGGTCTTCGAGCGCTGGTTCGAGGGCCAGCTGGGCCGCCCGGGCGAGGGCGTGCGGCGCGTGCTGCGCCAGCGCGGGCGCAGCGACGACGGCCCGCGCCAGAAGCTGCGCAGCGCCGCCCGCGAGCTGTCGGCGTGGCGCGACTTCCGCGCCGCGTGGGCGCCGCACCCGTTCGCGCGCGACGCGGCGATCGACGAGCTGATGCGCGAGCTCGAAGCGCTCGGCGCCGGCGCCGCGCAGGGCGATCCCGAGGACTACTTCGTGCGCTCGCTGCGCGAGGTCGCGCGCTTCGTCGACGACGTGCGCCGGCGCGAGGCGTCGTCGGGTCGCGACTGGGACGGGCTCGAGGCCGAGCTGGGCGGGCTCGCACGCCAGCGGCACTGGCGCTGGCGCGGGTGGCGGCCGCGTCCGGGCGACACCGCGAAGCAGCAGCTCGTCGCCCGCCGCGACGCCGTGAAGGCCGCGCTCGACGAGTTCGTGCGTGCGGCCGGCGCCGACCTCGCGCCGCGGCTGCGCGACGACCTCATGGCGGTCGTCGACGCGTACGAGAAGCGCAAGGAGCGCGCCGGCTGCCTCGACTTCCTCGACCTCCTGCTGCGCGCCCGCGACCTCGTACGCGACGACGCGGCCACGCGCGCGGAGCTCCAGGGGCGCTGGACGCACCTCTTCGTCGACGAGTTCCAGGACACGGATCCGCTCCAGGCCGAGCTGCTGCTCCTGCTCGCCGCCGACGATCCCGCCGAGACCGACTGGCGGCGGGTGCGGCCGGTGCCGGGCAAGCTCTTCCTCGTCGGTGATCCGAAGCAGTCGATCTACCGCTTCCGGCGCGCCGACGTGCAGCTCTACGAGGGCGTGAAGGCCCGGCTGCTGGCCGCCGGCGCCGACGTCCTCCACCTCACGGTGAGCTTCCGCTCCGTGCCGGCCATCCAGGAGGCCGTGAACGCGGCGATGCGGCCGGCGATGGAGGCGGCGGCGGGCACGCAGGCGGCCTACGTGCCGCTGGCGCCGCACCGTGCGGACCATCCGACGCAGCCCGCGCTCGTCGTGCTGCCGGCGCCGCAGCCGTTCGGCGACTGGGGCAAGGCCGTGCAGTGGAAGATCGACGAGTCGCTCCCCGACGCGGTGGCGGCGTTCGTCGACTGGCTCGTGCGCGACAGCGGCTGGACGGTCACCGAGCGCGAGCAGCCCACGGTGGAGGTTCGGGTGCAGCCGCGCCACGTCTGTCTCCTCTTTCGCCGCCTGCGCTCGTGGGGCGCCGACGTGACGCGGCCCTACGTGCGCGCGCTCGAAGCGCGGCACCTGCGGCACGTGCTGGTCGGCGGCAGCTCGTTCCACGCCCGGGAGGAGGTGGCGGCGCTGCGCAGCGCGCTCGGCGCGATCGAGCGGCCCGACGACGAGCTGGCCCTGTTCGCCACCTTGCGCGGCCCGCTGTTCGCGCTCTCCGACGCGCAGCTTCTGGCCTGGCGCGCGGCGATGGGCTCGTTGCACCCGTTCCGCCGGCTGCCCGACGCGTTGCCGCCCGAGCTCGTCGAGGTGGCCGACGCGCTCGCCGTCCTGCGCGACCTGCACCGGCGGCGCAACCGCCGGCCGCTCGCCGACACCATCGCCCGCCTGCTCGCCGCGGTGCGCGCGCACGCCGGGCTGGCGATCTGGCCGACGGGCGAGCAGGCGCTGGCGAACGTCACGCGCCTCATGGACATGGCGCGGCGCGCGGAGCGGCAGGGCGTCACCTCGTTCCGCGCCTTCGTCGAACGTCTCGAGCGCGACGCCGAGGACGGCGAGGCGGGCGAGGCGCCGATCGTCGAGGACGGCACCGAGGGCGTGCGCCTCATGACCGTGCACCGCGCGAAGGGCCTCGAGTTCCCGGTCGTGATGCTGGTCGATCCGACCGCCAGCATGACGCCGCTCGAGCCGCAGCGTCACGTCGACCCCGCGCGCAACCTCTGCGCGCTGCGCCTCGCGGGGGCGGCGCCGGCGGAGCTGGCCAGCGCGCGCGAGGAGGAGCAGGCACGCGAGCACGAGGAGGCGGTGCGTCTTCTCTACGTCGCCGCCACACGCGCGCGCGACCTGCTCGTCGTCGGCGCGCTCGGCGACGGCCCGGGCGACGTCCTCGCCGACAGCTGGCTGTCGCCGCTGTGGCCCGCCCTGTACCCGCCCGCCGACCGCAGCCGCGTGCCGGAGGAGACGCAGCCGCCGGGCTGTCCCGAGCTGCGCGGCGACTGCGTGGTGGAGCGCTCGGATCGGGTGCCGCGGCCCGAAGGCTCGGTCGCGCCGGGGCTGCACCGACCGGCGCTCGGCACCCACGCCGTCGTGTGGTGGGCGCCGTCGGCGCTGCGCCTCGGCGTCGAGGAGAAGGTGGGGCAGAAGCAGCAGGCGCTGCTGCGCGCCGACGAGTCCGGCGCGCGCTCCGACGCCGGCGTGGAGGCGCACGCCGCATGGCTGGCGACGCACGCGCGGGTGCGCGCCGCCGCCGGCACGCCGAGCCTCGTCGTCACCACCGCGACGGAGCGCGCCGCGGCCGATGCGCGCGGCGGCGAGGACGTCGGGCTCGAGGCCGTCGGGGCGCCCGGCGCGCGGCCGCACGGCACGCGCTTCGGGACGCTCGTCCACGCCGTGCTCGCGGCGGTCCCCCTCGACGCCGACGCGCCGACCGTCGACGCGGTGGCGGTGCTCCAGGGTCGCATCCTCGGGGCCGCGGCCGACGAGGTCACGGCCGCCGCGCGCGTGGTGCTGGCGGCGCTCGCACATCCGTTGCTGCGCCGGGCCGCCGCGGCGACGGTGTGCCGGCGTGAGACGCCGGTGCTGCTGCGGCTCGACGACGGCACGCTGGTCGAGGGCGTGATCGACGCCGCCTTCGAGGAGCCGACGGGATGGACGGTGATCGACTGGAAGACGGATCTCGAGCTGGGCGAGCGCGTGGAGCAGTACCGCCGCCAGGTCGCGCTCTACGCCGCCGCGGTGGCGCGGGCGACGGGACGCCCGGCGCGCGGCGTGCTGCTGCGGGTGTGAGGCGCCGCACGCGACGAGCCGCCGTCGTCGTCCTCGCGCTCGTGCTGGCCGCGTGCGCGCGCCCGGTGCCGCCGCCCGCTCCGTCCGCGCTGCCGCTGCGGGTCGGCAGCAGCGGCGACTATCCGCCGTTCTCGCTGCGCGCGCCCGGCGGCGAGCTCACCGGCTTCGACGTCGCCGTGGCCGAGGCGTTCACGCGGGCGCGCGGACGGCGGCTCGAGCTGGTGCCGTTCCGCTGGCCCGACCTGTCCGCGGCGCTCGCGCGCGGCGACTTCGCCGTCGCCATGAGCGGGGTCACGATCCGCCCCGAGCGGCTCTGGCAGGGACGCTTCACCGACGCCGTCGTGCGCACCGCGGCCGTGCTGCTGCTCCGGCGCACCGCGCCGCGGACACCGGCGGTCGCCGTGAATCGCGGCGGTCATCTCGAGCGCGTCGCCCGCGCGACGCTGCCCGACGTGCGGCTCGTCGTGGTCGACGACAACCGCGCCCTCGGCATGCTGCTGCGCGACGGCCGCGTCGACGGCATCGTGACCGACGAGCTGGAGGCGGCGGCGCTCGCGCCCGAGCTCGCCGGCGTGCCGCTCGAGGCGCCGCGCGTGCTCGCCCGGGACCGCAAGGCGTACTGGCTGCCGCCCGACGCGGCGGCGCTCGCCGACGAGCTCGACACCTGGCTGCGCGCGGCGGAGCAGGGCGGCACCCTGCCGGCGCTGCGCGCACGCTTCGGGCTGCCGGACGACGCCGCCATGCCGGCCGCGACCGCGCACGCGTGCGATCTCGTCGGGCGGCGCATGATGCTGATGCCGGCGATCGCCGCCGCGAAGCAGGCGGCCGGGCGGCCGATCGTCGATCCCGCACGCGAGGCGGTCGTGCTCGCGCGTGCCGAGCAGGCGGCGGTGCGGCTCGGTCTCGCGCCTGCCCCGTACGTCGCGCTGACCCGCGCCCTCGTCGGCGCGGCCGTCGCCGCGCAGCAGGCCGTGGTGGTGCCCCGCGGCGCGGCCGCAACCGCTGCGCTCCCCGATCTCGAGACGCTGCGCCTCGCGCTCGATCGCATCGACGCCGCTCTCGCTCCGGCGCTGGCCGAAGCGGTGCCGCTCGAAACCACCGTCGCCGTGCTGTCCGGCCGGCTGGTCGAGGACGCGGGCGGGACGCTCGACGCGTCCGCCGCGCGCGCGCTGGCGCGGGCGTTGCGCGCCCTTCGCAGGACGTCCTGAGTGCGGCGATCGACGTCGCATCCTGCGTTGAATCGGCGCGCGCTGCGACCTCAAGAAGGACTCACCGGCGCCCGATACTATTCGTCGCACGATGGAGCCCGGGGCGCGCACGGAATCGACGAGCGGGATGCGCAGCGCGGCCTGGATGGCGCTCTACGCGCTCCAGGCGGTGTGCTGCCTGCTCGCGATCGGCGCGAGCTTCGTCCTGAGCCACTGGCTGATCCGCGACTTCACCGAGTCGGTGCGGATCAACCACGCCTGGTCGGAGCGGCTCGATCGCTACGCCGACCTCGGGCGCGCGGCGACGGCGGTGCGCGCGCCGGGGCTCGACGTCTTCGACTCCCGCGACGTCGAGGGCGAAATCGAACGCCTCGTGGTCGCGCTCGACCGCTTCGACGCCGCCCTCGCCGCCGCCCGCCGCGACGCCGAGGGGCTCGCGATGCCGGCGCGCGCCGCGATCCTGGCCGCGCTCGGTCGCGTCGCCGATGCGCTCAACGAGGCGGTCAACGGCGTCAACGTCGTCTTCTCCTACTTTCGATCCGGACTGACGGAGCGTGCGGCGCAACGGGCCGCGATGGTCGCCGCCCGCTACGGGCAGGTGTCGGCGGCGCTCGACGCGCTGGAGGCGACGGCGCGCGAGCAGCAGAGCGGCGACCTCGCCAACCAGGCGGCGCTCGCGGAGTGGATGCGCGGCGCGGAGTGGATCCTCGGCGGGCTGCTGGCGCTCGTCGTGGTCGTCGTCATGGTCTACGGCTTCCGCCTGTCGCGGCACGCGCAGCATGCGGTCGCGGCGGCGACGGCGGCGAGTCGGGCGAAGAGCGAGTTCCTCGCCAACATGAGCCACGAGATCCGCACGCCCATGAACGGCATCATGGGCATGACCGACATCGTGCTCGGCACCGGCCTCACCGCCGAGCAGCGCGAGTATCTGGAGATCGCGCGCACCTCGGCCGACTCGCTGCTGGCGCTGCTGAACGACATCCTCGACTTCTCGAAGATCGAGGCGGGCAAGCTCGATCTCGAGGCGCTGCCGTTCCCGCTGCGCGACGACGTCGGGGACCGCCTGAAGACGCTGGCGCTGCGCGCGCACGCCAAGGGGCTCGAGCTGATCGCGGAGGTCGCGCCCGACGTGCCCGAAGCGGTGATCGGGGATCCGGTGCGCCTCGGGCAGGTGCTCGTCAACCTCGTCGGCAACGCGATCAAGTTCACGGCGGCCGGCGAGGTCGTCGTCTCGGTGCGCGTCGCCGAGCGCGACGCCGATCACGTCCTCCTCCACTTCGCGGTGCGCGACACCGGGATCGGCATCGCCGCCGACCGGCTCGAGGGCGTCTTCGAGGCGTTCACGCAGGCGGACGGCTCGACCACGCGCCGGTTCGGCGGCACCGGGCTCGGGCTCGCGATCTGCCGCCAGCTCGTCGGCTTGATGCAGGGGCGCGTGTGGGTGGAGAGCACGCTCGGCCAGGGCAGCACGTTCCACTTCACGTGTCGGCTCGGGCTCGATCGCCGCGCCGCGGCGGCGATTCCGACGAGCGCCGCCGACCTCTCCGGGCTGCCGATCCTCGTCGTCGACGACAACGCGACCAACCGCCGCATCCTCGAAGCGATGGTGAGCGGCTGGCGCGGGCGGCCGCTCGCGGTCGAGAGCGGCACCGCCGCGATGGCCGCGCTGCG from bacterium encodes:
- a CDS encoding PD-(D/E)XK nuclease family protein — encoded protein: MAGRGRRRGTGTPAQGGGADVVPDTGLVCAPSAAARVAAAGTWLRARGDAAEVLVVAPTWEACDDLVRQQLGAAGARFGVVRLTLDRLAARLAAPALARDGLAPATELGMAAVAARAVHRLHEAGTFRFFAPVADRPGFPPAVARTIAELRMHDVGPAALAALPHGGADLAALATAIAGELAAAQLADRATMFAAAVAAARALPAPAPIGLPVLLLDLPIATALEEALVGALAGTGAPVLATVPTGDADAERRIARALRRPATQLPVRGAGALTALQQHLFAAGMPPRGRLDDGVHLRAWPGEARECVEIVRAIQTEAAAGTPFDRMAVLLHAPTQYASHLEEAFGRAEIPFFFARGARRPHPGGRALLTLLACAGEGCSARRFAEYLSLGQVPDPDAPARADYVPPENELLPAAPPPPPDDDDGLLADPDAAGAVAGTLRAPPRWERLLVDAAVIGGGLDRWQRRLDGLEAELRAQRAELEDEDEARAARVDKQLADLGHLRAFAIPIVERLGTLPPAARWGDWIERLSALAAAALRDPAPVLATLAELAPMAPVGPVDLDEVRLVLGPRLRDLTEPPPRRRYGAVFVGTTRAARGLAFDVVLVPGLAENLFPSKLVEDPILLDAQRRALARELPTEPERVAGERLALRLAVGAARRRVHLSYPRVDVERARPRVASFYALEALRAALGELPGFGELAAQAEREAAARLGWPAPERPDDAIDAAEYDLTLLAPLLDADEATVVGTANYLLAANPHLARALRARARRWIKRWTPADGLVDPDDLARAMLAPHQLERRSYSPTALQHYAACPYRFFLQAVHRLAPREEPVALDVMDPLTRGSLFHDVQFGVLTRLRDAGSLPLRPEGLDAAFAVGDAVLGEEAGRRHDALKPAIPRVWQDGIDALRADLREWLRRMADAEDGWVPQRFELAFGLPRGDRRHADPASGGDPVPVLAETLRLRGAIDLVERHPRGQLRVTDHKTGKVAAPAGVVVGGGQILQPLLYALAAEKVLGEPVTSGRLYYCTSTGEYTIREVRLDAQSRDVVGTVVSTIGDALRDGFLPAAPAERACRWCDYQAVCGPWEEQRVRLKPAERLGPLLRLRALS
- a CDS encoding UvrD-helicase domain-containing protein; this encodes MSTEPLADQAARDRIRDELDTTLVVEAAAGTGKTTALVARMVAALCAGRTRLDRLVAVTFTEAAAGELKLRLRTAIERARQDTATPPAARANLDRALAQLELARIATIHSFCADLLRERPVAARVDPMFQVAPDDTAETLFEQVFERWFEGQLGRPGEGVRRVLRQRGRSDDGPRQKLRSAARELSAWRDFRAAWAPHPFARDAAIDELMRELEALGAGAAQGDPEDYFVRSLREVARFVDDVRRREASSGRDWDGLEAELGGLARQRHWRWRGWRPRPGDTAKQQLVARRDAVKAALDEFVRAAGADLAPRLRDDLMAVVDAYEKRKERAGCLDFLDLLLRARDLVRDDAATRAELQGRWTHLFVDEFQDTDPLQAELLLLLAADDPAETDWRRVRPVPGKLFLVGDPKQSIYRFRRADVQLYEGVKARLLAAGADVLHLTVSFRSVPAIQEAVNAAMRPAMEAAAGTQAAYVPLAPHRADHPTQPALVVLPAPQPFGDWGKAVQWKIDESLPDAVAAFVDWLVRDSGWTVTEREQPTVEVRVQPRHVCLLFRRLRSWGADVTRPYVRALEARHLRHVLVGGSSFHAREEVAALRSALGAIERPDDELALFATLRGPLFALSDAQLLAWRAAMGSLHPFRRLPDALPPELVEVADALAVLRDLHRRRNRRPLADTIARLLAAVRAHAGLAIWPTGEQALANVTRLMDMARRAERQGVTSFRAFVERLERDAEDGEAGEAPIVEDGTEGVRLMTVHRAKGLEFPVVMLVDPTASMTPLEPQRHVDPARNLCALRLAGAAPAELASAREEEQAREHEEAVRLLYVAATRARDLLVVGALGDGPGDVLADSWLSPLWPALYPPADRSRVPEETQPPGCPELRGDCVVERSDRVPRPEGSVAPGLHRPALGTHAVVWWAPSALRLGVEEKVGQKQQALLRADESGARSDAGVEAHAAWLATHARVRAAAGTPSLVVTTATERAAADARGGEDVGLEAVGAPGARPHGTRFGTLVHAVLAAVPLDADAPTVDAVAVLQGRILGAAADEVTAAARVVLAALAHPLLRRAAAATVCRRETPVLLRLDDGTLVEGVIDAAFEEPTGWTVIDWKTDLELGERVEQYRRQVALYAAAVARATGRPARGVLLRV
- a CDS encoding transporter substrate-binding domain-containing protein; this encodes MPPPAPSALPLRVGSSGDYPPFSLRAPGGELTGFDVAVAEAFTRARGRRLELVPFRWPDLSAALARGDFAVAMSGVTIRPERLWQGRFTDAVVRTAAVLLLRRTAPRTPAVAVNRGGHLERVARATLPDVRLVVVDDNRALGMLLRDGRVDGIVTDELEAAALAPELAGVPLEAPRVLARDRKAYWLPPDAAALADELDTWLRAAEQGGTLPALRARFGLPDDAAMPAATAHACDLVGRRMMLMPAIAAAKQAAGRPIVDPAREAVVLARAEQAAVRLGLAPAPYVALTRALVGAAVAAQQAVVVPRGAAATAALPDLETLRLALDRIDAALAPALAEAVPLETTVAVLSGRLVEDAGGTLDASAARALARALRALRRTS
- a CDS encoding response regulator, encoding MRSAAWMALYALQAVCCLLAIGASFVLSHWLIRDFTESVRINHAWSERLDRYADLGRAATAVRAPGLDVFDSRDVEGEIERLVVALDRFDAALAAARRDAEGLAMPARAAILAALGRVADALNEAVNGVNVVFSYFRSGLTERAAQRAAMVAARYGQVSAALDALEATAREQQSGDLANQAALAEWMRGAEWILGGLLALVVVVVMVYGFRLSRHAQHAVAAATAASRAKSEFLANMSHEIRTPMNGIMGMTDIVLGTGLTAEQREYLEIARTSADSLLALLNDILDFSKIEAGKLDLEALPFPLRDDVGDRLKTLALRAHAKGLELIAEVAPDVPEAVIGDPVRLGQVLVNLVGNAIKFTAAGEVVVSVRVAERDADHVLLHFAVRDTGIGIAADRLEGVFEAFTQADGSTTRRFGGTGLGLAICRQLVGLMQGRVWVESTLGQGSTFHFTCRLGLDRRAAAAIPTSAADLSGLPILVVDDNATNRRILEAMVSGWRGRPLAVESGTAAMAALRAAQGAGRPFAVALLDVQMPEMDGLTLAERIRAEPTLATTPLVVLSSAGLCPDAERARELGVAAYLTKPVKSGDLLRAVQQATGAAAPSSAAALAAAAPPLEPPERPFDVLLAEDNPVNRLVAVKLLERLGHRVTAVEDGVAAVEALGARRYDVVLMDVQMPRLDGFAATVALRERGDRTPIVALTAHAMKGDAERCLAAGMDAYVAKPLRAGELLATMERVVAEAESRGAAVADSA